The nucleotide sequence GAAACTAGATATTTCCAATGGGGACTTGCAAGCTAACTTgaaaatatagttgcgtgcgccggtttgtggctgcccTATGGGACATCCGGGGGGAAAGGGGGGGACACATGGATGTGGTgtcccaggagagattgattggattgtgcacactttggtgtgtaggtgtgacaagttaccaatgaccaaggttaagttgtaaagtcgtgtgggagcgggccttggccttgaacaagactgtaaacccccaaaaatatatatattgcaatggCTTCGATATACACACTGGGCACACAGTAAACTTTACTCTAAGACATATCAATGTCATTGCTCTGATCTTCAAAAAAATCAAAGTAGAAGATTTTTAAGTACTAATGACCCTATCCTGTGGGTGTTTTGTATGGGGGTGGGTGGTTGAATCCACTGGTCATCAGTTTGTTTTGAAACCGGTTTGAAGTGACACACAATGGTTGCATTACGAAACACAACACTGCAAAGAATCTGCGTGTTAAAGAGAGTAAGAAACATCCTAATGTAGTCTGTAAGCGGATGTCAAAGCTCTGTCGGAAAACATAATCGTTTCTGTAGAGTAAGATATCACTGGGGCTGTGACATCCCGGTTAATTCACAAACCGGATAACCATTTCTATCCAACTTGAGAGCTGAAAATTATTGCTGGAAATCCAGTCTTGGCAACTTTTGACATGCaggatttgaaatcaaattgcgGTAATCGCCCAAAGCAACCATTAATGCGAATCCTGACTGGTAATTATCCCCTTCAATCGTACCACAGATCTTAAAAAACTTTTGTATGGATGCATGATAAACTTTTGCCATTGTTACATGATTTCCGGCAAGCAGCTGTTAAGGTCTATTTCGGGAAATATTTGATTTGGTGCTTGAGTAATTGGCTTTGTACAAAAACGGTTAAACTTTACGATGTACCGCGGACGTTTAGCTGGCCGTTGGGTCGTTTAACCGGTACAGCCCGGATACTAccaatctatttttttttgtttactatCGAACTAATAATGTTGTCATTATGACGACGAAAGAGCGAGCATGAGATATTTAACCAAACTACACCTACGATATAACTGGCAGTATACATCGATATCACAGAGAGGAGAAGCAGGCacaaaaagaattaagaaaTTAAGCCAAGAAATCAAGAAAGAACATGGaattgaacatttaattacaGTACTGTTGCATTTTGGTCTCTTTGCAATGCCCTGTCCATAATCAAATATAGCTTACTCCTTTCTTAAACCTTGTTTTAATCCATTCTGGGCAATGCTTCAATCATATAACGTCACACTAAGTGACATTCCTTGAAATAGCTACATACTTTCAAACAATCTTTTCCCTTAATTTTTTTACCCCTAGGACCTAGATTTACCACTACGTTACCTCCTTTCAACCTAAACCTTCACTTTTGTACGTAAATTCTAACTCTCAGTGTCTGTACTGTTGGTTTCCAAGATCCCCAGTTAAATGATACAGTAAACAGTTAAATCTTTGTAACCACATGTTTAAAATCtcagctttaaaaaaaaacaaaaaaaacggGGCAAATTTTTTAATGGTGATCTGAGACGGCCAAATTTTCTGTTCGGAGGTTGTCCCACAGACAACTAGTAACTTATATCAAATTATGATTATATTGTAActaaatttattgaaaaaaaaatggaaaacctcCATCACTTTTGGAGATACAAATGTCTGGTGGTAGGCCTACGATCAAACCAAAGGTGGAATTTAATTGGTCCAATGCTGGCTGGCATTTTAgccaccaaacctacacatctatcATACAGTGTGCATCTACATTGGTCGTTCTTAATGAGTTCGCTACATCTTTTCAGACAACCAAAGGAAGGAATCTTGATCGTCCAAGGGACGACCAGAGTAACTCTTTAGAATCTTACTCCGAGTACCGATGGGTTGAGTAAACCACCTGgaatattatgtatgtatgtattttagatcctcctgcatgcAAGAACACActaagaagccatcattggcttatcaaagccgcaagctgactgaagtcagtctcttagattaatatttaacgtccatgattatgaattgtcaacaactctgtaactggacgacatacattaatcttggagtgactcgaactcgggaccttatgattggaaggcaccggcgttaaccactgagctaacactcctataacTATAACACTCCTATTATGACTGACCTACAGTAGTGGGAACAGATCATGTTAGCTGACTGAACATAAACATTTATGGTTGAAcaattgatttgattttaaaGATGTGTATGGTATTAACTAGTTCAGATAGTCACTGAATCAGAAATGCACTTCGTTTTGATTgaattgcaataaaaaaaataaggaatgTAATATTGAATACTTGAAGAAAAATGCAAAGAtagactgaaaaaaaaaaagtttgaaaaaatttggaaacatttttgagaGTGAAAGTGGACAAAACTCTTGATCAGAAATTTTACCTGAGATTGACGGGGGAATTCCAACTGTGatcaaaatatgacataattcaaagaagaaaaaaaaattggtgaacTGAGAGTAATTTTCCTTTCTCAAAGAATATTTAAGAGTACGAATAGTACCCTAGACAGTCTATAATGTCCCCCTTTACACTTACAATACTGTTGACACTCTGTAGTGTTCCTTCTACCCTAACTGTAGAAATTCTGTAATGTCCCCTCTATACTTACTAGACAATCTATAATGTCCCCTCCCTTTTAACTGTAGACATTCTGTAATGTCCCCTCTATACTTTCTGTTGACACTCTGTAATGTCCCCTCTCCACTAACTGTAGACCCTCCGTAATGTCCCCACTACACTAACTAAACACTCTAACTGTAGACCCTCCATAATGTCCCCACTACACTAACTAAACACTCTGTAATGTCCCCTCTCCACTAACTGTAGAAAAAATGTAATGTGCCTTCTACACTTACAGTAGACACTCTGTAATGTCCCCTCTACACTTAATAAACACTCTATAATGTCCCCTCTCCACTAATTGTAGACCAAATGTAAAGTCCCTCTACACTCACTGTAGACACTCTGTAATGTCCCATCTACACAAATTGTAGACACTCGTTAGATATGCTGCCATTTCACTTTGATCACAAATCATGTATCTGAATCAAACTAGGGTTCCTGCTATAACCATTTAAGGGAACACAAACCCAGCCAtcatctttgtgaagaacaatgACCCACAATAACTAAGAAAAATCCTATTCCATTTTGGAGAAATCCTAGCTTCAAAGTCCTGTGAAGTCAAAGTGAAACTAGGATATGAAACCTTTCACTTTATTTTCCtttccatattttcaaggtagaatgttattTATCATTAACACTGAAACCAAAGCCATCACTGAATCATTTCAAAGAGCTTCACTATTTCACATTCTCCATTTACAAAACCAATCTCCTTtatcttaaataaaatattgttataaataaagaaaaaacatacaGAACTAAAGCAAAACTGTGGCCCCAATGTTGTCATATCTAGAGTAAGTGATCAAATCCTTCAGCCCTGTACTTGAAGAGAAagttaccattttttttcttaaccgTTTGTGGGGAAGTTGTTCTTTAATCTCCATCACATAGACCACTAATGATGGTTGGGATTTGGTCTCTAGCTACTACAAACAGAATCCTTGATAGATTTTACCTCGGTATGGCAGGTATTGGGGTTCCGTCACGGTCTACGAACTTGCCGCCCGCGTTCAGGACCCACCGATGGTGAAGCGAGAGCACAGAATGGCGGGACGTGATGGGGTTATCCTTCTCGGCCTTGAGGCTGTTCTTCAGGGGTGAAAATTCGTCTTCACGGAGGACCTCGAAAACCACAAAATCTCTGATGATTTCAAAAGTGTTTGATGCATTTTAATACAACTATGTACAAATGTGTGctgataaataaaaaatgttacaGATTTGTAGATACAAAATATGTTAGTTATTACAGGCCTTGCTACTCTCACCTCCTCATCTCCAATTCATGGTTGGAAAGGAGATCATGAAATACATTAGaagctgttagtggaattagctaaccattttttaaaatttatatcgttattttttaattctaaAGTTAATGCTCCACGAATATACCGTAATTCCTCTCTGCTTTCGTTTGGACACACATGAAGTTGATATCATATTTGTCATCAATCCTGGCACAAGTTTTGTGTAATAAAGTAACATATCAAGCTGCCCAGTACCTTAAGTGTCTTCCAACCTTGCACTAAGGTACCatatatatttgcttttttATGTAGCACTTAATACCAaggataggtctcaaagcgctttacagacattatcttacccctggtcaatgataacctgtcccagagacaatccctccagtcggcagcagttatatactgcgcccaatgacaagttacctaacaggtacccatttaacctctgggtggagagaggcaagtgagataaagcatcttgcccaaggacacagcgtaatgaactaggcaggaatcgaaccagcaatccttggatcacgagtctgacgccttagccaattggccaccaccaCCAGTATTATAGAGACCAAcccaactcaagttacaacagtTTACTGATCAATGCCATGTTTCGTTCATACAACACCTGATTGAAGTAGATGGATATTTTTCATCACTCCTGGTACAAGTTTTGTGTTTCCAAGTACCTCAATCTTCTTCCAACCTTGTGCTAAGTTAGCTTGTCATATATATTCAGACAAAACCAGCTCAAGTTACAACAGTTTACTGATCAATGCCATGTTTTGTTCATACAACACCTGATGGAAGTCCTTATCCTCAAGGAAGAGGAaagatacaattttttttcccctatAATCTTGGAATATATGAAGCATTTTTCAGGCAAGATTTTTCCATTTCAAGGTTACTGGGAAGGTATGTATGTGTCGTTTCCCAATGCATGCGGTCTAAATCTTGTGACGGTCTTGGTCGTAAAACTACCTAGACTGACCGTTATATTTGAGACTGTCGGCAATGCTACAAATAATCAACCTGAAACCAGATTATGAATAATCTCTTTTGGAACTCAAACCTCACTCACTTTATCTCTTTagtacataataataattattatataataaaaataataataataataataataacaacaataataataataataataataataataatatatgagacttatatagtgccaaatcagtagagaaaagtcactgctcaaggtgctttacaaagaaagtaaattaacttacaaaagaacaagtgaaaagatgggtcttaagtagacttttgaatgtagaaagtttagagcatgttcgaatgtgatctggtaacttgttccagagataagagccagagtattcaaagCTTCTGTATACAAAACTTAATGGGATGACCCAAAATGGCCAAATGATTCAGTGTgagagaaacaaaaacattttcatcaaatGGTCTTGGTGATTAATGGCAAGGCTAATTACCACAAATAGAGCCCACACACATTGGGACAAGCTGCTTCTAGGCCAAATCTAGCAGGCTGTTTGCTACAATTCCAGCTTATTAACTGGCTCACTTACTTTGTAAAAGTGAAGACATCGAAGACAAATTTCTCCATTTTGATGCCGTTGGGTTTCTCTGGGGTGTGCCTGGTTCCATTGTCATCAATGAAGGGGATCTTCTTCTTAGCGATGTGGTGACCGAGGAATGGTTCGTGTTTCCTACAGAAAGACATAATCCATGAAATTCAGCCAAGCTGTCTCTTTCCTCTATTCAATCTAATCACAGGGCAAACTTTCCAAAGAATATATGACccatttcaattttcatttcaaatttcaattttcaaaagatAACCAACAGCTAGCTGtttatttcaacatttctttttgGAAAAAATTTCATGCTACTTCCTGGCCAAGAGATAATCCATGGATTATGCAGATGATGTACCCCTTAAATTCCAAACCTGCTTTAAAAGGGGTTACAGGATTTGCATAATCCATGGATTAACTCTTGGGCAGGAAGTAGCATgaaatttttccaaaatagaTGTTGCAATTACAGTTCTGTGTTACATTTTATTACTTTCATGATATTTCCAGCCAAGAGATAATCCATGGATTATGCAAATGATGTACCCCTTTAAACCATTTTTGGATTTAAAGGACTGTGTTGCATTATATTATTTGATATCAAAATGGCACTTAACCAAAGCAGGTCACTCACTACCTGGACCAGTCTTACTTCTATGCAAACAATGCCTGTGATTCATACAAATATCAAAGTGTCTGAATGATGAAATTTCAAAAAGCAAGAGTAAGCTTAACTAAATACTTGCTGGTTCATAATATGTCGTAGGTTTCCTTATGAGACCCACAATTGCAGATTTGAAGTGCCAGTGTATGACAAAAGTGCAAATTTTACACAGACAAAAAAAAGCATCACAGCGGTTCATCACTTCTAATACATTCCGCAAAATTTCACGACATATTCTGGCCAAgaactttctttttatttctcatGAGGAGGGACAGGATGGAAACAGCTCACAGAGCTCTACCCATtcaatgataaaacaaataaattagtttTATCGCAAGCTTATAGATCTCAAATAACACAGGTTAATTCCCCCTTgcatatctacaaataatatttcaTGATTCATTTCTGGACTctgcataaatttgcatgatTGCTTTTACGTTCCCATCATTCACTGGGGTCCGAATCACGACTGGAGTATGCCTCGCGGGTTATGGGGACAGACAAAGCCTCACCTTACAACGTCTCCAAGAAACTGGACCGAAAAGAAGTGATTACATATACTGCCGGCATTGAATGTCAATCTACCATCTTCACTGCGTCTCTCTGCTGTCTTGAGGGTGATCTCGCTGTACTCTACCACCTGGAACTGTCCGTCCACCCGACACACCACCCCGACCTGTTCCGTGGGATGGGATTTCTCACAGACCTGTGACGTCACAGAAGAGAAAACGAGAATGGTAATCGGCCACCAATCACCAGATCAAAGGATTGCGATTGGATGAAATTTGACGTTACTAAATGTTATACTGACTGCATTACACAGGGAAATGTCATTCTAGATGAGACTATTTTCCAAAGGAAAAGGTTACACACTAAAGCAGATATATAACAATGCAAAAGCAGCCTGCTTTTTTGTCACAAATAAATGTACACATACCTAGTGCTAACCTCAAGCTGATCTAAATCTGTCTTTCCTTAAATGTCAAATCTATACTAGCGATAAAATCTTTTCTTTGCCTTTTTAATAGTTGCTGTTGGTTTCTTACACTGATTTCCCCCGATTTGACCCCAAAAAATTAAGATTCATGGTAGATCCAAGATTTGAAATGGTGCGACCCTGTTTTTTCTTATAACCAATTCCCCATGTAGGGGGTCTGGAAGAATCTTCCCCATGTACAGGATCTGGAAGAATCTTCCCCATGTACGGGGTCTGGAAAAATCTTCCCCATGTACGGGGTCTGGAAAAATCTTCCCCATGTACGGGGTCTGGAAAAATCTTCCCCATGTACGGGGTCTGGAAAAATCTTCCCCATGTACGGGGTCTGGAAAAATCTTCCCCATGTACGGGGTCTGGAAGAATCCTCCCCATGAATGGGGTGTGATGTGGAAGTATCCTGCCCCAGGTCAAGTGCAAAGTCATGCTAATATGACCTCAGTTACTCCAACAGACGACAACTTCCCAGAGTTTTCTGCATCACACAAACATTCATTAATAGGTTAAACTGTAACCATTTCTAAACAAAACAGTTGAGACACTGTCTTCAAACCAAGggtcattttttcattttcacagaTAAGTTATGATTAAACATCTGTCAATGTTTGATGCAGTTTAAAAGCAGTTCCACTGGAGGAACTGCTGCTATGATTACTCAGTTCTTCAAGCACTCTCGAAACTCACTAACTTTCCATCCGTCTTGGAACACCTTAAACAATTAATCTTAGAGACTTTTAAAATTCCCTGGCTTCTGCTATGGGCGAACCTTGCAGTTTTACAAAAGGAAGGGGCAGAGGGCATTAAGTGCCCCACCGGGGTGGGGGTGGATCAAACAATACATGAGATGGACAAATACGACCTCGATGTTGCTGTTTTTCCCTGAATCCAGATTAAACAATTGAATTGAACTTGAAAAACTTACCCATATGAACAATAGGGTGGGTTTCTTGCATTCCAGGAGGGATGGTTGGGTTTAGGGAACCATTTACCATACCAATCACCATCCACTCATCCCCATTCATCCTATACTGACCAACTCATCCTGTGTCAATCAAGTTTAACTCTCCCTATGCCAATCACGTTCAACTCACCCTATACCAATCACCTTCCACTCACCCTATACCAACCACCTTCCACTCCCCCTATACCAATCACCCTCCCACTCACCCAATACCAATCACCTTCCACTCACCCTATTCCAATCACCTTCAACTCACCCTATACCAATCACCTCCCACTCTCCCTATACCAACCACCTTCCACTCCCCATGTACCAATCACCTCCCACTCACTCAATACCATTCACCTCCCACTCTCCCTATACCAACCACCTTCCACTCCCCCTATACCAATCACCTCCCACTCACCCAATACCATTCACCTTCCACTCACCCTATACCAATCATCTTCCACTCATCTTCTTCACCCAGCCTTAGCTTAGACCTTTACCGTAGTATATACATATCACTTGCCTTTGCTCCGCACTCTGCGTTTTTAGAAACGCAGAATCCTACAAATGAAGGGTCAGCCATGGTAACCAGGATGTTATCCACTCCGTAGACGTGAACGTACTTGACACCCCGCCTCTCCATGTCATCCAGAATTCCGTGTTTACCCAGGGCCCTGTACAGACCACCGTTACCATCTAGAAACAAAGATGAAATATCCTAATATCTTATTGAACACTTCTCAATGACTGTTATTCATGGGCCCTGCACAGACCACCAGCTCAAATTTAACTATTGTCCAAGACGACCAAACCTCACTTCGGACAACCAAACACACTGCTAATGTTGTCCGGCAGACGACTAACGTATCCCAGCAACCAGAAgttttaaaaagtttttttgcccaatttcatcctttgagccATGTGGCAAGACACcaaccatatcaatttcaggctattctgagagggtcgacgtgggaTCCACCTAATAATCTGTTCATTTGGAATGTATTGACCTAGCTGGAGTACAACGTGTATGCAGTTCTATACTGTGCATGTGGGCATACCACATGCTCATTTATGTTGCTGCAATGTACTTGCTGTATACCCTGGACTCGATCCTACTGTCTCTGTATTTTACAGAGACGGTAATCAGAGTTTTAATCAGAAACGATTATGGAAATCATTTTTCACTACCAGAGAATTCCTACAACCCGACATGATTAATCATGAACAGTGTCATACACCACATACTCTACTCATCAATGTTACTAGGATTTTTAAGGAAGCTAAAAGGTATGAACAATGTTTGCATCTGCTGAGAAAAACTTGCATCCCTACAGTCCTCCATGAGAACATGAACTTTAAAGTACCTCTACAGGAACgcacaatacttagttataatgaTGACCCTTGGCAAACATTGACTTGTGTGCAACAGAAGCCTACAGTGCTATGTCTATAATGCACACAAACGAATCAAATGACTAAAGCTGTAACTAGCATACATACAGTgcatacaacaacaaaattactgTCAAATTCTGGAAGTTTGCCATAGACTAGTTACAAGTACTTTACATTTCAACAACATCCTTTGTATTCATTGAGAACTATAGGCACAAGAATGCTTGCAGACAATGGTAAGGTCTATCAGCCAATCAATACCACAGGATATTTGGAATCCACCATagactatttttagcatgaaaagcTCTGTACTTGCGGGTTGATTGTTATGGTTCAttagttttcaaacaaattcaatcatctgtacAAAGGATTggaattttggttctttttaaacagaagaagttgtggttttttgaaaagaaaggaagatattaaagatattcattcaaaaaattgtttgttatgtttttaaTAGACCTAgctgtgagtgtgtgtacttggggATTGTTTCCCAAAAACTGTTTGCCGGACGAAAGCAATTTGAAGGTTTTGCATacctggccaaaacattgcgtccCAGATACAGAATCCTGCGCTAGTGACAttgctgtactgtacactacACTTCTGTCCAAAATGTTTGCAATGTTGATCTCCGTAAGACTAGTCACTAAGAGTAAGACTTAAGCCTCAGGCTGATAGACTAGGCCtgcatagcctaacgttacggTACTCACCTACAAGgctaaatcaaaacattttatcTTAAGTACTGTACAGCTCTCACGCCATTTTAAAAATCCAAGTCTTGGAAAATTGCAGATCCTACGTAACTAACATAATAGTCCCTGGTCATATATTTATTAACTTTAATGCACACAACGTGCACTtttctgatttaaaaaaaacatgcaaatttGGTACAACTAGCCTATCCCTATAATTACTGTTATTGTTGGAGCTGTGTTCTTTTAGGAGAACAAACCATGGCAAAGACAGATGAAACAACAAAGAAGAAATGATGAATGAAGCAATGGGGCCTTTATGGTATCATTATTAGTTGTTATACCCAAGACTTTGGTAATATTGCATAGAAACTGTGACATCATACAAGTGGAACACAACGAGCTATACTGCTGAGAAGAATTATGTTATAAACTAGCATCTCTATCACTCTTCAAGGTTGTGCTTGCAACTCCATTAATTTGTCCACTCTCTGTCTCCTTATTCTAGCCTCATTATCATCTTATGTcgcctctcctcttcccccacccccccccccccccctgttggtttctttcttctctccatcccttgtcttcTATAAATCCTCTTACAtgtatctcttttgtgttcaccctgctcaatATCATATCTGTATTCTGTGCCTgtattttgtcccttctgttactgttacttgtcatttagcctttgaagaagatcctgctaggatcgaaacgtcaggccaacatacttttacacattctcttacacatgcTCTTTAGTGgaaaagcagtttgctaacagtttttattaaaatgtttaattctaattttcatcatttcaaggttattaaaaaaatccagtataaatatatgaaagtatgtttatttataaataggatataaATAAGATATATCTCACCTGGCGCCCTTGAAATCTTCCATTTCTGATCTAGAATGATTTTCCCATCAAACGTCAAGCAGGGTATCATATTCTGTTCAAAGAAGACGATATTCTCCTCCTTCAGTCCAAAGAAGTCATGTTTCTTGAAGAACTCTTTGGTCTGTTCCTTTGTATATTCACTGGTCATGATGTACCTGTTACAAAGCAAGACATACATaagacatgtactgtatgtgttgtGCAAGGGTTAAGAGCCAAGACAGGCTTACACTAAATGCATTATAACATTCCAACTGGTGTaatttgtgggtttttttttttttttttggggggggcagagTGATTGGTGGGgctggggggaaggggaggtttGAAATGGTTGGTATGGGGAAATAGGTGACCAACTCACTTGTACACGGCGGGGGCCGTGGTGGGGGAAGGGTTGGGAAAATAGGTGACCAACTACAGTTGTACACCACATGATATTCTTTCCATCAACGGACCATCCAGTAGATTCTACTCGTTGAGTATTCTCCATTCTTTGCATTGGTTGCCTGTTGAATTCagaattaagttcaaagt is from Apostichopus japonicus isolate 1M-3 chromosome 16, ASM3797524v1, whole genome shotgun sequence and encodes:
- the LOC139983839 gene encoding UDP-N-acetylhexosamine pyrophosphorylase-like isoform X2; protein product: MDVDSLRNKLSSLGQEHLLDYWQELSEEQRQFLYDDIEGTNIPEIIEFYQNATKNVKNATRKVDEKMEPVPPELLGSVTRSGKKLKDWYNQGLKEISKGHVGVLLMAGGQGTRLGVNSPKGMYNVGLPSQKTLYQLQAEKIFRVQQLSEAYAGELGTVPWYIMTSEYTKEQTKEFFKKHDFFGLKEENIVFFEQNMIPCLTFDGKIILDQKWKISRAPDGNGGLYRALGKHGILDDMERRGVKYVHVYGVDNILVTMADPSFVGFCVSKNAECGAKVCEKSHPTEQVGVVCRVDGQFQVVEYSEITLKTAERRSEDGRLTFNAGSICNHFFSVQFLGDVVRKHEPFLGHHIAKKKIPFIDDNGTRHTPEKPNGIKMEKFVFDVFTFTKDFVVFEVLREDEFSPLKNSLKAEKDNPITSRHSVLSLHHRWVLNAGGKFVDRDGTPIPAIPSRRENDTESYPVVCEVSPLVSYAGEGLEKYCNGKTFTPPVLIDKAFVDKEEKADD
- the LOC139983839 gene encoding UDP-N-acetylhexosamine pyrophosphorylase-like isoform X1; translation: MDVDSLRNKLSSLGQEHLLDYWQELSEEQRQFLYDDIEGTNIPEIIEFYQNATKNVKNATRKVDEKMEPVPPELLGSVTRSGKKLKDWYNQGLKEISKGHVGVLLMAGGQGTRLGVNSPKGMYNVGLPSQKTLYQLQAEKIFRVQQLSEAYAGELGTVPWYIMTSEYTKEQTKEFFKKHDFFGLKEENIVFFEQNMIPCLTFDGKIILDQKWKISRAPDGNGGLYRALGKHGILDDMERRGVKYVHVYGVDNILVTMADPSFVGFCVSKNAECGAKVCEKSHPTEQVGVVCRVDGQFQVVEYSEITLKTAERRSEDGRLTFNAGSICNHFFSVQFLGDVVRKHEPFLGHHIAKKKIPFIDDNGTRHTPEKPNGIKMEKFVFDVFTFTKDFVVFEVLREDEFSPLKNSLKAEKDNPITSRHSVLSLHHRWVLNAGGKFVDRDGTPIPAIPSWNSPVNLSRRENDTESYPVVCEVSPLVSYAGEGLEKYCNGKTFTPPVLIDKAFVDKEEKADD